ACAGATATTAATCAAAAAATAGGAACAGACATAACATATTTATTAACAAGCGACAAAACCTATTTTTTATCAATAGTAAAAGACTTTCATACTAATGAAATTTTGGACTACCAAATCAGTAATAATTTAGAAAAAGAATTTGTCTTTAAAAACATAATTAATTCTTGAGTAAAAGCTGGAAAGCCATCAACTTGAGTTCTACAATCAGATCAAGGTTTTCATTATACAAATTCTGATTATGAAAAATTATGCAATTATCTTGGAATTACGATTTCAATGTCCAGACGTGGAAACTCTTATGATAATGCCCATACAGAATCATGATTTGGTACTATGAAAACTGAATTTTTATATCATATAAAAAGAAAAAAACGAACAGCCAAATGAATTATTGAAAATCTACCTAAATATATCTATTTTTACAATAATTTTAGACCACAAGCCAAATTAAAAGGAATGAGTCCTGTTCAATACAGAAAATCATCCCTTCAAGTAACTTTTTAATTGTCTATTTTTCTTGACATATTCATAAAATTAACTCTTTTCTTTTATTTTAAAAGGAAATATTCCTTTTTTTTAAAATATAATAATAGGAGGAATTAAGATGGTAAAATTATCAATTACCGAAATGAAAACACTAAAAGCTGGAATGTTATCGGGGGCTGTTCTTGCTGGAATTGCTGCAATTATTACAGCTTGTACTAGTAGCTTAACAAATTTGGTGTCTTCAGGAGTTTCGGCATATGTAGGAATTAAACAGATGAATAGTATTGAAGGAAGCTATAAAACCCCAAATGGTGCAAATTTAACATGGTCGGATAAAAATAATCACTTAAATGATAGCCATTTAAATATTTTATTTGTATAAAATAAATTATGATTATATTTTATAAAATGAAAAAAAATTATATTATTTTTAATAATATAATTTTTTTTTACTAATTCTTATTTTTGGTTTTAAAAAGGTTAGAAAAGAAGGTTTTTTAATCATTAAAAACAGTATTTTTTTTCTTTTTTAAATTATTTTAAAAATAAAATTATATTTTATTTTAAATTATAAAAAAAAAATTATTTTTATTTTAAATAAAAATAAAGTAATATTATATAATTTAATAATTTTTGATTGAAAAAAAGTATAAATGAGATATAATTATCTTAGTTGTATTTTCTATTTACAAAAATGATAAATAGAATTTGCACGGACATAATATATGATATTAGATATATTAAAGGAAAATAGAGGTGTAAAGAATGATAGGAGTTATTTCAACTGCTTACTTCACAATGAAAGATAAACACAATATTAAAACAGTAAAAAAATACTGATGAAAAAACTGTGTTATCCAACATGTTAAATACCATGGGAAAACTTTCATTATAGCAACTATCGGATATGGTAAATCTAATGCTGCAATGGCAGTAACTTATTTATTAGAAAAATATCCAGGATTGCAAACAATTTTAAACGTTGACTTAGCATTGTCAACAAATGATAAACATGATACTGCTGATACAACAATATCAACAAAATTCATTTATCGTGATGCTGATTTAACAGTGTTCAAAGATATTAAATATGGACAAATTGTTAATGAACCAGAATCATTCCAATTTGATGGAGAGTTTGCTAAAGTTGTTAAAGACTTTAAATTAGGATTAACTGAAGGAGTTACAGGAACTGCTGATATGTTAATTTATAATTCAAAACAATTCAAAGAAATGGTTGATAAATACGGTCATACAATTGACGTAATTGATACTGAAGCTGGAGCGCTTGCTCAAGTTGCTAAAAAATCAAGTGTTAACTATTTAGCATTAAAAATTATTTACAATAACGCATTATCACCATGAGATAATGATCCAATTCATAAATTTAAAATGTATGAAACAGTTAATACATTAAAATACTTATTAAGAAGATTATTCAACTTATTAAGTTCAAAATATGTTATTGATTTATCACAATCATCAAATGATGATTTAGATACAATTAACGAATTGTTTGAAATTAAACATGATGAATGAATTAAATTATTCAAATCAAATACACATAAAATTTTATCTGGATTTGGTCCATCATTAATGTTAGTTGATAAACAAGAAAAATCACCAGTAGCTTTAGATGTTATTCAAGTAATGAAATCAAAAATTAAAGATGAAGAAGGTCCAAGTAAAGTAATTTTAGGAGAAGATGAATGAAAAAATGCTCCTAAAAAATGATTACGTAAATTATTATTCTTAGAACAAGTTCGTGTTAACGATGATGAATTATTATGAAATAAATCAGCAAAATATGACTTAAATACTGAAAAACTATACAAAGTTGAAACAGTTGCAAACGAAATTGCTGCTGCAATTGCTGAAAAATGTCAAGATAAATCATCATATACATATAATGGCGCAACAGTTCCAGAAAAATATTTATTAGTATCTTGTGACGCAAGAATTTCATTCTACATTACTCATAATCAATCACATGAGTTTGTGGAAGATAAAGCATTTGGTTCACAATTAGTAGCAAATGAATTTGTAAAATATTTAAATGAAGCATTAAAAGATGTGGATTCACCATACCAACAAATTGTAATTTATATGGGTGTACCAGCATTAGACTATCGTAAAATTCCTGTATTTATTCCATCAGGAAGAGGAGCAAACCGTGGAGTTAAATTTGGACAAATGAATCAAAAATTCCAAAGAGATTACACAGTTGTTGATATTACAAGAAACGATTACGACCCAGTTAAAGTTGGATCATTTAAAGTTACAATTCGTTTAAAAAGTGAATAATTAATTATAAAATAAAAAAACAACAATTTGTTGTTTTTTTATTTTATTTTAGTGTTATACTATACTAAATATTATATTTACAAAAAAAAAAAAAAAACTATAAAAATGGAGATAGTGATGGGAAAAAACGAAAAAAATAAAGATGACTTTGCTAACAATGAAGAGCTCAAAATTAGAGCGGCACGGACAAAGGATTTAATTGCTGAGAAACGAAAAACACGGAATCGAGATCGCATTAGTTTAAATGATTTTAATGTTGGAATTAAACAATATTTTAAATCACGTTTATTTCGCGATTATGCTTTTATTTTATCAGCTGCTTTTTTATCAATGATTAGTTATGACTATTTTATTGCCCCAACAACAAGTAATGGAATTACCCCAACCGGAATTGGGGCCATTGCTCGGGGAATTTCAATTGCAATTTGACCTAACCAGTCAGAATTATCTTTACAAACAACAATGTATTGAGTCTTTTTCTTAACGATGAATGTCCCATTATTTATTTTTGGAGTTTTAAAAGTAGGTTGACGTTTTTCAATTCGAACAATTATTTATGTTTTATTTCAAAACGGATTTCACTTTGCCTTTGCCTTTATTCCAGTAATTAATCCGACAGAATTTAATCTAATTGTTAACTATAATGATATAAATACGTTCCATAATTCCCAGGGAATGTATCAAATTTGGTTGTTTGTTTTTGCCACTGTTGCGGGAGTTTTAAATGGAATTTCTTTTGGAATTGTTTATAAGGGTGGGTCATCAACGGCTGGAATTGATTTTGTGTTAGCTTATTATTCAACAAAATATAAAAAATCAATTGCTAATTATAATCGTGTTGTTAACTACTTTATTATTTTAATAGTTTTAGCAATTCATACTATTTTAATGTCCTCAACCGAAATTACTCGGGTTTACTTTGGCAATGACTGACAAGATAAAATTGATGAAATTGGTAAAATTGTTGGATCTAATAATATTGACCGAGTTAACGGTTTAACAAATTCTGCCTTTGCCATTTATAAAGTTAAATATTTCTTTGGTCCAGCATTATTTGGATCATACTTATTTGTAATAACTCAATCAGTAGTAACTGATATTATTTTCCCAAAATTTAAATACCGCAGTTTAATGGTTATTACTTCTCGTGGTGATGATGTTGTAACAGGATTACAATTTGTAAAATATCCTAATGATATTGTTCGCATTGCTTCAAAAGATCATTATGATGGTAAAACAATTAATAATGAAATTATTATAGTTTCAACTTCGTTATTAGATTATAAATGAGTTAAAGCGGCAATTGTTGTTGCTGACCCAGATGCTAAAATTCTATCGCATAAATTAGATCGTGTGATAGCTGACTATTCTGTTTCTAATTATTAAAAAAGTTAGTTAATAAATTAAAGAATTTATTAACTAATTTTTTTTGCTATTTCAATTCACGCTAAACTTTTAATTAGAATTTGATAATCATGTTCAAATGTATTTAATATATTATGATAAGTTGTTGTTGGATTTAAGCTAATGGGGAAATTAAATAAACTATCATAATTATCATTGCCATTATTGCTATTAATTGTTACTAAATGGAGTGATAAAATATTATTTACCAATTTAATGTTTGGAATTAATTTTGTTGTTTGCATTAAAGCTAAGATATCTGCTTGAAATTGGGCTGTTAATACTTTATTGTGTTGATCATAGTTGAAAAAATTAGCAAAAGTTAAATTCTTTTTTTGATAATGATTTTTATGAGTTATTTCAAAATGATGATTTGTTTTTTGACCCAAGTTAATTGTTAAGAAAAAACAACGATAATAATTTAAATTTTGGGGTTGTAGTTGTAAATTAGGTTGCAAATTATCTAACACAGCTGATGTATTAACACTAACTGTGCCCAAATTAAAAGATAAGTTTTCATATTCACCATCAATAATTAAATCATTAAAAGTTTGATTAACATAGTAATAATTATTATTGGGGTTAATTGTTCATTGATAGTCTATTTTATTAATTTTTATTATTTGATTATTAATAAGGGTTTGGTAAAATGGCAATAATTTTTGATTATTAAAATTTTCTTTGATAATTTTAATAATTTGGTGTTGTTTTTTATGGACCAAAAAAATTAACCCTAAATTTAAAAATAATAAAATTAGAAAAATGATTGTTAAAATTAAAAACATGTTTTGATTAAGATTATTAAATTTGGGGTTAAAGGCAAAAATTGTACAAGTAATTGTCCCCACCAAAAAAACCATTAATCCAAAATATGTTAACAAATTGAATCATTTTCAACTTATGATATGGTGTATTTTATTAAAATGAATATCATCATAAATATTATTGACCATTAGTTTTAAATCTTTTTTTTGTTCAGTATTAATCATTATTTTTTCCTTTCTTAAAACAATTTTTTTCTATTAATTAATTATATATATGATATTATAAAAGAGCAAAGAAATAAAGCACCAGAAAGGAAAAAGATAATGAAAAACTTAATAATTGGTAGTCATGTTAGTATGAATAAACCAGGAAATTATTTGCTAGGCGCCTTAAAGGATACAATTGCTAATGATGCAAATGCCATGATGATTTATACTGGCCCTCCACAAAATACAATTCGAGTTGATACTAGTAATTTTTTTATTGAAGAATTTCACGAACAGTTAAAAAGTAATAATTTAAGTCTTGATAATGTAATTATCCATGCGCCATACATTATTAATTTAGGTAATAGTATAAATCTTAGTACTTTTGATATTGCTGTTGAATTTTTGAAAAAAGAAATTAAACGTGCAGAAGAAATAGGGGTTAAGATAATTGTCCTACATCCTGGTAGCGCAGTTGGTGCGGAACGACAAGTTGGTTTAGATCAAATTGTCAAAGGTTTAAATTTAGTTTTAACAAAAGTACAAACAGTTAAAATTGCCTTAGAAACAATGGCTGGTAAAGGTACTGAATTAGGCATTAATTTTGATGAATTAAAATATATCATTGATAATGTTAATTTTTCAGAAAAATTAGGCGTATGCTGAGATACTTGTCACATGCATGATGCAGGTTATGATTTTGAAAATGATTTAGAAGAAATTTTAGCGGAATTTAATAATAAAATAGGTTTAGATAATTTATTATGTTTGCATATTAATGATAGTAAAAATCCAATTAATAATCATAAAGATCGCCATGAAAACATTGGTTATGGGTTTTTAGGCTTTGAAACGTTAATTAAAATTATTTATCATCCTTTATTAGATGGTAAAATTAAAGTTTTGGAAACACCATATGTTGGGGATAAAGCAAATGCTACCCCACCATATAAAGCTGAAATTGCAATGATAAATGCAAAAAGTTTTACTGATCCGTTTCATAATTTGAATAAAGTAATAGTAAAATAAGGAGGAACAATGTCAGCAAAAAAAATTTTAGACCACCTTTATTTAGGCGATCGTCATAGTATTCCAACAAGTGCTGAAATTGTTATTTCATGTGCGGAAGAAATTTACCAGGAACAACGAATCAAAATGGCTGAAAAAACAGATAGTAATGATCATTTTTGAACTGATAAAAAACATGTTTATTTTAATTTTAAAGATTACCCAACATTTCAAGCAATTGATATTAACAGTATTATTCAGGTTTTAAAAATTATTGATAATAATATTCGCAATAAAGATATTTATGTTCATTGTATTTGAGGGATTAATCGCAGTGCCACAATTGTTTTTATGTATCTTGTTGCTAAAGGATATTTAAATACCGAAGATTTTGATGCAGCCTTAGAAGGGTTTGAACGACTATATCCTTACATTGATCCTAATCCTGGTTGATTTGATTTCTTAATGAGTGAGTTTCCATACACCCATTTAATTTCTAATTAAAAAAACTGATTGTAAAATCAGTTTTTTTATCTTGTTGCTTTACAACATTCACATTTTTTATTAACACAGTCTGTACATGAAATACAGATTAAACATGAACGGCAACCAACTTTTGGTTTACTACATGTTCGACATGATGAACAATCATGATTTTTTGTTGGACAACATACTGCCATTTTACCCACCTCAATATTTTCTAACATATAATTACTTTATGATTATAACATATTTAGGTTGATAGTTAAATTAACGGACGTTATTTTTTAATCATTGTTGATATTCTTCATCAATTAGTTTTTTTAGTTCTGGAACTAATTCATCTTGCTGACAAGTTTTAAATATTTTTCCTTTTTTAAAAATAATGCCACCATTTTTACCCCCGGCAATACCAACATCAGCTTGTTTAGCTTCGCCAGGGCCATTAACAACACATCCTAGAATTGCAATTTTTAATGGAAATTTCATATTTTTTGTATATTCCTCAATTTCTTTAACAACTGTAAATAATTCATATTCTAAACGACCACAAGTTGGACAAGCAATGACATCAACAACGTTTTGATATAAATCTAAGGCATTTAAGAGTCTTTTGCATACTTCAACTTCTGCAATTGGGTCAGTTGAGAGGCTAATCCGAATTGTATCACCGATTCCTTGGAGTAGTAAAGGAGATAGCCCAGCACAAGATTTAATTGTTCCAGTGTGTAAACTACCAGCTTCGGTAATTCCTAAATGAATCGGGTAGTTTCATTCTTGGCTGGCTAAAGAATAAGCTTCAATTGCCATTAATGGTTCGGTTGCTTTTAAGGATAAGACAATATCATAAAAATCTAAATTTTCTAAGATTTCAATATGACGTCGTGCACTTTCAATCATTGCTTTGGTTGTTCAACCATATTTATTAACTAAATCAAGTGGTAAACTACCTGAATTAATCCCAATTCGAATTGGGATTTTTTTCTCTTGGCATTTTAAAACAACTTTTTTAGTATTTTCAATATTTCCAATATTTCCTGGATTAATCCGAATTTTGCTAATACCTGCATCAGCGGCAATTAACGCAAACTCATAATTAAAGTGAATGTCCGCAACAAGCGGGCAAGGAGCACGTTCAACTAGTTCTTTTAAGGCATTAGCATCATCTTTTCCTAAGACAGCAACTCGGACAAGATCACATCCTTCTTGATAAAGGGCATTAATTTGAGCTAATGTTCCTTCAATATCATGGGTTTTTGTATTAGTCATTGATTGAATAACTACTTTATTTTGGCCACCAATTTGAATATTGCCAACCATAACTGGGCGAGTGTTAATGCGATTTGTCATAATTTTCCTTTCTAAACATTTAAAATAGGCGGTAGGGGACTTAAAGATACCGGTAGGGGACTTTTAAAACCTTTATTTTAAAGGTTTTTATTAAAGTCATTATTTTTCTTGTTTTTGTTGTTAATATCTTACATTGTCAATCAAGAATAATCAAGGTTAAAGTAATTTTTGTTAAAATTTTTATTTCTTTTAATTTAAGATCAATAATTATTCATTAATTTCAATGGTATCCGTATAGGAAGCTAAAGAATTTATCAGTATTATAAAATTTGTTCCAAATATTTTCCAAAATTGTTCCAAAATTGTTCCAATTAGAGTAAAAAATTGAAAATTTTAATCATTATTTATTGTATTTTAGTAATTGAAATATATAATAATAAATGTCTAGAGAAGTGTAAGATTTGTACATTTATTTATAATAATATTTGAACAAGTTTAGCCCTAATTAATATGACCTTAATATGACCATACTTTGTATTAAAGTTTTGTCTTATGCTTCTTGGATACCCGATAAAAACAACCTCACCCGGGTTGTTTTTGTTTTTATGAAGAAAATAAGTTATAATAAATACCTAGAGGTGATAAAAGCATGGCCAAACAAATTTTTAAGAAAAAGAAAAATCGAAATTTATTATTAAATTATTTTAAGCCATCAATTTATGTCCAAAACGTGAATAAAATTAACCTTGAATCACTAAAAAAACATGGTATTAAGGTTTTTATTTGTGATTTAGATAATACTTTAACCCCATTTTACCGCCGAATTCCAAATACTGATAATTTAAACTTAATTCAACGGGTACAAAAATTAGGAATGCATTTTGTCTTACTATCAAATAATGCTAAAAAACGGGTTGAAAGTTTTGCTAATAAAGCTGGGATTGAACATTATTATTGAAATGCCAAGAAACCGTTATTAAAGTATTTTCGTGTGATTAGTAAAAAGTTTAACGTCCAATCAAATGAAATTATTATGGTTGGTGATCAATTAATTACTGACGTTTTTTTTGCTAATCGTGCCCACATTGAAAGTATTTTAGTTGTACCAGTTGCCGGAGTTGATGAGTCAAATCGGTTAGTGCGTTTATTAGATCGTTTAGTTTATAAACGTTTGGCCCAACGTAATATTTTACATAAAGGATTTTTTGATGAAGGAGAATATGGAATTGATTATGACATCTTATAAAACTTGCCATGGTTGTGGAATTACAATGCAAAGTGAGTATTCTGATCAAATTGGTTATGTTAAAGACTTAGAACAAAATTATTGTTATCGTTGTTTTCGTTTAACAAATTATAATGAATTAATTGATTATGATGTTGCTGAAATTGATTTTTTAAAACAAATTGTTACAACCTATGATAAAAATAATACATATTGTTATTTGTTAGATATTTATGATTTATACGGTTCACGCAATCTTGAATTAGAAAAATTAATTGTTAATAATAATGTTATTATTATCATTAATAAAATTGATTTAGTAATAAAATTAACAAACCCTAAAAAAATCATTAACTATGTTAAATCAATTTTTGTTGATAGTCCGTTATATAATAAAATTACAAAAATTTTATTAGTTAGTGCAATTAAAAATTATCAGCTTGATAAACTATATCATTTAATTAGCAATCAACAAGGTCCTGTTTATTTTGTTGGGACATCTAATACTGGTAAAAGTACTTTATTAAATAGTTTGATTAAATTAACAAACCAACAACAAAAAATTACTGTTGCCAATAGTTTTGCGACAACACTTGCAACAATTGAAGTTAATTTAGGAACTAAAAATAAAATTTATGATACCCCGGGGGTTAAGAATGAACATAATATCATTCATTATTTAGCCAAAAAAAATCAAAAAGAATTAATAGTTAATCAGTTAATTCGCCCTGTTACTTTTCAGCTTAATAATGAACAAACAATCTTTTATCAAGGATTAGCTAGTTTTACATATTTGGCTGGGTCGAAAAGTAATTTTCATTTTTATAAAAATAATAAGATTGAGTTGCATCGAACAAAATTAAGTAATAAAAATAATTATTTTATTAACCATGCCCAATATGATAATTTAAATTTAGCAGATTATCAAAACTGAAAAGCAACACGATTTAAAATTAAGTCTTCAAAATTATATTCATTATTTATTTCTGGTTTAGGATGAATTACTTTTGAAGGCTTCGTTGGCCAAGAAATTATGATTGAGACAAATGAAAATGTGGCAGTTTGATTAAAAATAGGATTTATTTAATAACTTTTAAACAATCTAATTTATCAAACTTTTTCATTTTTTTTTTTTTTTTTAAAAATAACTTTAACAAAATAAAAATATTTTATCTCTTTTTATTTATAATAATTATATCTCACAAAGGCAACATAAGTTTGTTTGAGACAATTTATGGAAAAAAGGAGAGTAGTAACATGAAAAAATTATTAACAATTTTGAGTGTATTAACAATTACTACAACAGGGGCAAGTTCTGTTGTAGCATGTAGTGGTAAAGGACATGTGACTGATAATAAGAAAGAAGTTAGTCAAAAAATAAAAGAAGTTTTACAAGAATATACTAAAGATAAACCCTTTAAATTAAGCCGAGAAGAAGGCAACAACAAAAATCGTTTAATAAAAGATTTAAAAATGATCTTAAATTTAGGGAGCAATAGTAATATTGAAGTTTTGGACCAAGATTATCATGAATCTAATCTTAAAAAAATTAATGATCAAAATGAAAAAGTTAAGGTTGAACCTGGTGTCGCAATGATTGTTATTAAAATTAATAATAAAGAAGTTTATAAAGATAAAATATTTTGAACTACTTTGCAGAATGGAATTGTTCAAGAGAGTCTAGAACAGTTTAAGACAATGCAAGGTGAATTAGGAGGTATGGTAGTAAAACAAACAGGGAAAGTTACGAAAAAAATTAGTGATATTAATGCAAACGATATTGTAAATTCCTTTAAAGCAAGGTTTAATAAAACTTTAAATTTCAAAGTTAATAAAATTAATTTATTACCAAGTTTACGTGCTCCAAAAAATAGAACTTTAGATGATAAAGTAATTAATTATGGGACAATCAATCTTGAATGTTGAGTAACTACAGAAAAATCAAAAACAACTATTTATGATGGAACAATTAATTGAGTATCAGAATCAATTACCGATATTGTTAATGCTAATAGCATTTTAAATAAAAAAGGAACAAGTTCAAATATTACTAATATTGATTTACCATTACCATTTCCAATTCCCGGCCTTGGTATTAAAACATTTGGCAAATTAGTGACAGAAGTTTTGCCAGGTTTAAAACAATTATTAGCGAAAGATGATGAAGTTGATAAAGTTTATAAGTCAATTGGGACTAATGAATTTGATAAGAATTGAACAGAGTTCTTAGATTTTATTATTAATACATCTAATACATTATTATCAAAAGATAAATCAGTACAAGATGTTTTTAATAAGAATATAAGTGATTTATTACCAGTACCAGCAGGACCAGCTGAAATTGTGATTGATGGAACAGTTCGTGATTTATTAACAAATATAGCCCCAAGTTTAATTTCCTTATTACATTGATTATTAAGTAATGAATTTGAAAGTCATAATGTTATTTTAGAATTAATGCAATATTTATTATCTTCTGTTGATAAAAATGTCAAAAAGGGAATTGGCGATAACTGAGGGGAAGATAGTTTATTTTATAAAAGTACTAAAACTAATTTAGATGCTTTAATTTATGAATTATTAGTTGGGTATAAAAAAGATTTAAATTTGAGTATTAAAGTTGGGGAAGAGTATCTTACTGATCCTAAACTATTATTTTCCAATGAGAAAGACGCGCTAAAACCAACTTTACTAATAATAAGGTTTTTAAATGCGCTTAGTAATTTAGATGGAGGGTTAAACTTAAATAAAATTGACCTCAATGTTGGTGATAATAGTTTAAATGCTATTGTTGGATTAGCAATTGAAAAGCTTTTAGAACCAAAAATTAAAGAATTGGGTAATGTGATTTTACCTGCGATAAATTCAAATATATTTGATAAAGTTACAACAAAATTATTACAAGGTAATGCAAAAATAATGTTAAA
The Spiroplasma chrysopicola DF-1 genome window above contains:
- the fib gene encoding cytoskeletal motor fibril protein Fib; amino-acid sequence: MIGVISTAYFTMKDKHNIKTVKKYWWKNCVIQHVKYHGKTFIIATIGYGKSNAAMAVTYLLEKYPGLQTILNVDLALSTNDKHDTADTTISTKFIYRDADLTVFKDIKYGQIVNEPESFQFDGEFAKVVKDFKLGLTEGVTGTADMLIYNSKQFKEMVDKYGHTIDVIDTEAGALAQVAKKSSVNYLALKIIYNNALSPWDNDPIHKFKMYETVNTLKYLLRRLFNLLSSKYVIDLSQSSNDDLDTINELFEIKHDEWIKLFKSNTHKILSGFGPSLMLVDKQEKSPVALDVIQVMKSKIKDEEGPSKVILGEDEWKNAPKKWLRKLLFLEQVRVNDDELLWNKSAKYDLNTEKLYKVETVANEIAAAIAEKCQDKSSYTYNGATVPEKYLLVSCDARISFYITHNQSHEFVEDKAFGSQLVANEFVKYLNEALKDVDSPYQQIVIYMGVPALDYRKIPVFIPSGRGANRGVKFGQMNQKFQRDYTVVDITRNDYDPVKVGSFKVTIRLKSE
- a CDS encoding YitT family protein; translated protein: MGKNEKNKDDFANNEELKIRAARTKDLIAEKRKTRNRDRISLNDFNVGIKQYFKSRLFRDYAFILSAAFLSMISYDYFIAPTTSNGITPTGIGAIARGISIAIWPNQSELSLQTTMYWVFFLTMNVPLFIFGVLKVGWRFSIRTIIYVLFQNGFHFAFAFIPVINPTEFNLIVNYNDINTFHNSQGMYQIWLFVFATVAGVLNGISFGIVYKGGSSTAGIDFVLAYYSTKYKKSIANYNRVVNYFIILIVLAIHTILMSSTEITRVYFGNDWQDKIDEIGKIVGSNNIDRVNGLTNSAFAIYKVKYFFGPALFGSYLFVITQSVVTDIIFPKFKYRSLMVITSRGDDVVTGLQFVKYPNDIVRIASKDHYDGKTINNEIIIVSTSLLDYKWVKAAIVVADPDAKILSHKLDRVIADYSVSNY
- a CDS encoding deoxyribonuclease IV, giving the protein MKNLIIGSHVSMNKPGNYLLGALKDTIANDANAMMIYTGPPQNTIRVDTSNFFIEEFHEQLKSNNLSLDNVIIHAPYIINLGNSINLSTFDIAVEFLKKEIKRAEEIGVKIIVLHPGSAVGAERQVGLDQIVKGLNLVLTKVQTVKIALETMAGKGTELGINFDELKYIIDNVNFSEKLGVCWDTCHMHDAGYDFENDLEEILAEFNNKIGLDNLLCLHINDSKNPINNHKDRHENIGYGFLGFETLIKIIYHPLLDGKIKVLETPYVGDKANATPPYKAEIAMINAKSFTDPFHNLNKVIVK
- a CDS encoding protein-tyrosine phosphatase family protein, which encodes MSAKKILDHLYLGDRHSIPTSAEIVISCAEEIYQEQRIKMAEKTDSNDHFWTDKKHVYFNFKDYPTFQAIDINSIIQVLKIIDNNIRNKDIYVHCIWGINRSATIVFMYLVAKGYLNTEDFDAALEGFERLYPYIDPNPGWFDFLMSEFPYTHLISN
- the ispG gene encoding flavodoxin-dependent (E)-4-hydroxy-3-methylbut-2-enyl-diphosphate synthase is translated as MTNRINTRPVMVGNIQIGGQNKVVIQSMTNTKTHDIEGTLAQINALYQEGCDLVRVAVLGKDDANALKELVERAPCPLVADIHFNYEFALIAADAGISKIRINPGNIGNIENTKKVVLKCQEKKIPIRIGINSGSLPLDLVNKYGWTTKAMIESARRHIEILENLDFYDIVLSLKATEPLMAIEAYSLASQEWNYPIHLGITEAGSLHTGTIKSCAGLSPLLLQGIGDTIRISLSTDPIAEVEVCKRLLNALDLYQNVVDVIACPTCGRLEYELFTVVKEIEEYTKNMKFPLKIAILGCVVNGPGEAKQADVGIAGGKNGGIIFKKGKIFKTCQQDELVPELKKLIDEEYQQWLKNNVR
- a CDS encoding YqeG family HAD IIIA-type phosphatase; translated protein: MAKQIFKKKKNRNLLLNYFKPSIYVQNVNKINLESLKKHGIKVFICDLDNTLTPFYRRIPNTDNLNLIQRVQKLGMHFVLLSNNAKKRVESFANKAGIEHYYWNAKKPLLKYFRVISKKFNVQSNEIIMVGDQLITDVFFANRAHIESILVVPVAGVDESNRLVRLLDRLVYKRLAQRNILHKGFFDEGEYGIDYDIL
- a CDS encoding GTPase, whose protein sequence is MTSYKTCHGCGITMQSEYSDQIGYVKDLEQNYCYRCFRLTNYNELIDYDVAEIDFLKQIVTTYDKNNTYCYLLDIYDLYGSRNLELEKLIVNNNVIIIINKIDLVIKLTNPKKIINYVKSIFVDSPLYNKITKILLVSAIKNYQLDKLYHLISNQQGPVYFVGTSNTGKSTLLNSLIKLTNQQQKITVANSFATTLATIEVNLGTKNKIYDTPGVKNEHNIIHYLAKKNQKELIVNQLIRPVTFQLNNEQTIFYQGLASFTYLAGSKSNFHFYKNNKIELHRTKLSNKNNYFINHAQYDNLNLADYQNWKATRFKIKSSKLYSLFISGLGWITFEGFVGQEIMIETNENVAVWLKIGFI
- a CDS encoding lipoprotein, whose protein sequence is MKKLLTILSVLTITTTGASSVVACSGKGHVTDNKKEVSQKIKEVLQEYTKDKPFKLSREEGNNKNRLIKDLKMILNLGSNSNIEVLDQDYHESNLKKINDQNEKVKVEPGVAMIVIKINNKEVYKDKIFWTTLQNGIVQESLEQFKTMQGELGGMVVKQTGKVTKKISDINANDIVNSFKARFNKTLNFKVNKINLLPSLRAPKNRTLDDKVINYGTINLECWVTTEKSKTTIYDGTINWVSESITDIVNANSILNKKGTSSNITNIDLPLPFPIPGLGIKTFGKLVTEVLPGLKQLLAKDDEVDKVYKSIGTNEFDKNWTEFLDFIINTSNTLLSKDKSVQDVFNKNISDLLPVPAGPAEIVIDGTVRDLLTNIAPSLISLLHWLLSNEFESHNVILELMQYLLSSVDKNVKKGIGDNWGEDSLFYKSTKTNLDALIYELLVGYKKDLNLSIKVGEEYLTDPKLLFSNEKDALKPTLLIIRFLNALSNLDGGLNLNKIDLNVGDNSLNAIVGLAIEKLLEPKIKELGNVILPAINSNIFDKVTTKLLQGNAKIMLKNKDDLWEELKDMFRGGTPDLSQFMAAKDFKVHLSNLQFELTSTIDENISVTTSDNLSFDFVFSDL